A part of Setaria viridis chromosome 8, Setaria_viridis_v4.0, whole genome shotgun sequence genomic DNA contains:
- the LOC117833763 gene encoding gibberellin-regulated protein 5-like: protein MAKAKAPALLICFLFLIALASAAEIIGSNGVAGEDLNSKGDDVDNHKGNNKDGKGNLKPSQCGGECRRRCSKTHHKKPCLFFCNKCCAKCLCVPPGTYGNKDTCPCYNNWKTKRGGTKCP, encoded by the exons ATGGCCAAGGCCAAGGCACCGGCGTTGCTcatctgcttcctcttcctgatcgccctcgcctccgccgccgag ATCATCGGCAGTAATGGTGTCGCTGGTGAAGACCTGAACAGCAAAGGTGACGACGTCGACAACCACAAG GGCAACAACAAGGATGGCAAGGGCAATCTCAAGCCTTCTC AGTGCGGTGGGGAGTGCAGGCGGAGATGCTCCAAGACGCACCACAAGAAGCCGTGCCTCTTCTTCTGCAACAAGTGCTGCGCCAAGTGCCTCTGCGTGCCCCCCGGCACCTACGGCAACAAGGACACCTGCCCCTGCTACAACAACTGGAAGACCAAGAGAGGAGGCACCAAGTGCCCTTAA